Genomic DNA from Pelosinus sp. UFO1:
AGCAGGGAGAGTGGCTGGCTCTAATGGGGCCGTCTGGATCTGGTAAGACAACCCTGATGAATATCATTGGTTGTATGGATAAAGCTTCTAGTGGCTCCATTGTATTGGATGGAATTGATTTTTCAGATGTTACAGCGGGAAACCTGACAATGCTCAGAAGAGAAAAGATTGGGCTGGTATTCCAGCAATTTCATCTTATTCCTTATTTAACGGCAGTAGAAAATATTATGGTAGCACAGTATTATCACAGTATGCCGGATGAACAGGAAGCATTAGAAGCTTTAGAACGGGTGGGTCTTAAGGAGAGAGCGCGTCATTTGCCCAGTCAGCTTTCTGGTGGTGAGCAGCAGCGTGTGTGTATCGCCCGTGCTTTAATCAATT
This window encodes:
- a CDS encoding ABC transporter ATP-binding protein, with protein sequence MSLLELQNVSMIYGNVKALQEIDLTVQQGEWLALMGPSGSGKTTLMNIIGCMDKASSGSIVLDGIDFSDVTAGNLTMLRREKIGLVFQQFHLIPYLTAVENIMVAQYYHSMPDEQEALEALERVGLKERARHLPSQLSGGEQQRVCIARALINYPMLILADEPTGNLDETNAKIVLEFFQQLHREGHTIIMVTHDPRVAELAERCIVLEHGRIADRMDRRIVCREEEVS